One genomic region from Rosa rugosa chromosome 1, drRosRugo1.1, whole genome shotgun sequence encodes:
- the LOC133725064 gene encoding putative disease resistance protein RGA3, whose protein sequence is MYIIYVWTHFSLLAPLIGLPFFPLQGDQFLMAEALISVVLEQLASITRQQVQQQVKLVVDVKKEVANLNDNFRAIKAVLKDAEERQVKEDSVKLWLDNLKDVSNEMEDVLDDWNTEILKLQIEKQEKEDGNALDTTKKKVCLCIPSTFFCSGQVSRLIFRRDIAQKIKDLNERLATIANMRQNFNFQYTKSGTELIERQKTTSFVDQTFGRVDEKEFLVRMLLSESNPEGQSPLVIPIVGMGGIGKTTLAQLAYNDEKVKANFTKRIWVCVSDPFDELNTAKAIIGALGVDVNSISNNLEAFFQSVHKSIKGEKFLLVLDDVWNPDYTKWENLKLPLQNGAVGSKIIVTTRKEEVARMMGAPDNTIKLEVLSDENCWSLFTRIAFTNRKQDECQILEPIGREIVKKCKGLPLVAKTLGGLMRCKKAKKEWQDVLSSEIWELDRMEQQVFQPLLLSYYDLTPMIKRCLLYCVTFPKDHIIKRKVLIELWMSQGFLVSVGNKEKTMTDIGESYFDNLVMRSFFQNFEEDEFGDIIRCQMHDIVHDFLQYLTKNECLIVEFKGGEERIELPNKLGHLTIMFAPEEPFPFSFDHCQRLRTITTFNCKITSLSRELILQLKCVRTLNLSDNDIKKVPDEVGGLVHLRYLDLSYNERLKKLPDSLCNLVNLQTLRVDGCMRLKKLPEAMGKLTSLQHLHADIQKWPPLKLPKSIARLKSLRTLDLTVVIEGEEGLRLSDLRDMDELQGKLWIRLQGKLKDSAASDAEKAKLVNKKHLLHLRLGFEWMESEVNQSTIQEAVLNALQPNSNLESLRISSSCSTLCPNWTSSLINLKSVTFSYCDVCKYVPLSVLGDLGSLERLRFEYIGEVKKVGFEYSLDHQVILFPNLKQLEFEGMREWEEWDHDENDATSSSPTRFMPRLSTLSIEWCDKLKTLPDFLPRKTPLLQNLIIYNCPILSQSCKDRQGPEWSKISHIPNIKIDLKTEQKDGVSIEQEEEIDEESDPN, encoded by the coding sequence ATGTACATCATATATGTATGGACACACTTCTCACTCTTAGCTCCTTTGATCGGTCTCCCCTTCTTTCCACTACAGGGTGATCAATTTTTGATGGCTGAAGCCCTTATTTCCGTTGTCCTAGAACAATTGGCTTCAATCACCCGTCAACAGGTACAGCAACAAGTGAAATTGGTAGTTGATGTTAAGAAAGAAGTTGCAAATCTCAACGACAATTTCCGAGCTATAAAAGCCGTGCTCAAAGATGCAGAGGAGAGGCAAGTGAAGGAGGATTCCGTCAAATTATGGCTGGATAATTTAAAGGACGTGTCCAACGAGATGGAGGACGTGTTGGATGATTGGAACACTGAAATTCTGAAGCTACAAATTGAGAaacaagagaaagaagatgGAAATGCTCTTGATACGACTAAGAAGAAGGTATGTCTATGCATTCCTTCTACTTTCTTTTGTTCTGGCCAAGTTAGTCGACTTATTTTTCGTCGCGACATTGCTCAAAAGATTAAAGATCTCAATGAAAGGTTAGCAACAATTGCTAATATGAGGCAAAATTTTAACTTTCAGTATACAAAAAGTGGTACTGAACTTATTGAGAGACAAAAGACTACTTCTTTTGTCGATCAAACATTTGGTCGGGTAGATGAAAAAGAATTCTTGGTGCGCATGTTGTTGAGTGAGAGTAATCCTGAAGGGCAGAGCCCCCTTGTCATCCCTATTGTAGGGATGGGTGGAATCGGTAAAACAACCCTTGCCCAACTAGCATATAATGATGAAAAAGTGAAGGCTAATTTCACAAAAAGAATATGGGTTTGTGTCTCAGACCCATTTGATGAGCTCAACACAGCCAAAGCCATCATTGGAGCCCTCGGTGTAGATGTCAATTCCATTTCGAATAACCTAGAAGCTTTCTTCCAATCTGTGCACAAATCTATCAAGGGAGAAAAGTTTCTCCTCGTCTTAGATGATGTGTGGAACCCAGACTATACGAAGTGGGAAAATTTGAAGCTACCTTTACAGAATGGTGCTGTAGGTAGTAAAATAATAGTCACTACACGAAAAGAAGAAGTAGCTAGGATGATGGGAGCACCTGATAACACAATCAAGTTGGAGGTGTTGAGTGATGAAAATTGTTGGTCATTGTTCACTAGAATTGCCTTTACCAATAGAAAACAAGATGAGTGTCAAATTTTGGAACCTATTGGTAGGGAAATTGTAAAGAAGTGCAAAGGGTTGCCTCTTGTTGCCAAGACTTTAGGTGGTCTCATGCGTTGTaagaaagcaaagaaagaatGGCAAGATGTTTTGAGTAGTGAGATATGGGAGTTAGACAGGATGGAGCAACAAGTTTTCCAACCGCTGTTACTAAGTTATTATGATTTAACTCCAATGATCAAGCGGTGTCTATTATATTGTGTTACTTTCCCAAAAGACCATATAATTAAGAGAAAAGTTTTGATTGAGTTGTGGATGTCGCAAGGTTTTCTTGTTTCAGTTGGGAACAAAGAAAAGACAATGACAGACATTGGAGAATCATATTTCGATAACTTGGTAATGCGATCTTTCTTCCAGAATTTTGAGGAGGATGAATTTGGAGATATTATACGGTGCCAAATGCATGATATTGTGCACGACTTTCTCCAATATTTAACCAAGAATGAATGCTTAATCGTTGAGTTCAAAGGTGGGGAGGAGAGAATAGAATTGCCCAATAAGCTTGGTCATTTGACCATAATGTTTGCACCCGAAGAaccttttcccttttcttttgaCCACTGCCAACGTCTGCGGACCATTACAACATTTAATTGTAAAATTACAAGTCTCAGCCGAGAGTTGATTTTACAATTAAAATGCGTGAGGACGTTGAATTTGAGTGACAACGATATCAAGAAAGTTCCGGACGAGGTAGGCGGGTTGGTGCACTTGAGGTATTTGGATTTATCCTATAATGAGAGGCTGAAGAAATTACCTGATAGTTTGTGTAATTTAGTCAATTTGCAAACCTTGCGAGTTGATGGGTGCATGAGACTTAAAAAGTTACCCGAGGCCATGGGAAAGCTGACCAGCTTGCAGCATCTTCATGCTGATATTCAAAAGTGGCCGCCGCTGAAGTTGCCCAAATCAATTGCGAGGTTGAAAAGTCTACGGACTCTAGATCTGACTGTTGTAATTGAAGGTGAAGAAGGATTGAGGTTAAGTGATTTGAGAGACATGGACGAGCTTCAGGGGAAGCTTTGGATCAGATTGCAGGGGAAATTGAAAGATAGTGCTGCGAGTGATGCGGAGAAAGCCAAATTGGTGAACAAGAAACACCTTCTTCATTTGAGACTAGGGTTCGAGTGGATGGAGAGCGAGGTCAACCAGAGTACCATCCAGGAAGCAGTATTGAATGCCTTACAGCCAAATTCAAATCTTGAATCCTTACGGATCTCAAGTAGTTGCAGCACCCTGTGCCCCAATTGGACCTCCTCTTTAATTAACTTGAAAAGCGTAACCTTCTCTTACTGCGATGTTTGTAAGTATGTGCCTCTTTCGGTTTTGGGCGACTTGGGGTCCCTTGAGAGACTCAGATTTGAATACATAGGAGAAGTGAAGAAGGTTGGATTTGAGTACTCACTTGATCATCAAGTTATATTGTTCCCCAATCTGAAACAACTCGAGTTTGAGGGAATGCGGGAGTGGGAAGAATGGGATCATGATGAGAATGATGCTACTTCATCGTCACCAACTCGTTTCATGCCACGCCTTTCTACTTTATCCATTGAATGGTGCGATAAGCTGAAGACACTGCCAGACTTCCTTCCAAGGAAGACGCCGCTGCTTCAGAATTTGATCATCTACAATTGTCCCATTCTCTCCCAAAGTTGCAAAGACAGGCAAGGCCCGGAGTGGTCCAAGATTTCTCACATCCCAAACATCAAAATTGATTTGAAAACTGAACAAAAAGATGGAGTTTCGATCGAACAAGAggaagaaattgatgaagaaagtgaTCCAAATTGA
- the LOC133725067 gene encoding uncharacterized protein LOC133725067 — MAAATAPATGAPKFLLRCRQSSSSGPANNCMASSKAAIHIPDCFSSTRAKGSSPIRALDPRRRQEEEAEENSSIVNNTTGFHSQDLEYLGKVLAGSIVGGAVIKYGSIVFPEMTRPNIILALVMIFTPVILATLLLIKQSRANG, encoded by the exons ATGGCGGCGGCAACTGCACCAGCTACTGGAGCCCCCAAGTTCCTCCTCCGGTGCAGGCAGTCCTCCTCTTCCGGGCCTGCAAACAACTGCATGGCCTCTTCAAAAGCTGCCATCCACATCCCAGATTGCTTCTCTTCCACAAGGGCCAAAGGGTCTTCTCCCATCCGAGCTCTTGACCCTCGCAGacgacaagaagaagaagcagaagagaaTTCAAGCATAGTTAACAACACCACCGGTTTCCACTCTCAG GATTTGGAATATCTGGGGAAGGTGCTAGCTGGTTCCATTGTGGGTGGAGCTGTAATAAAGTATGGCAGCATAGTTTTTCCTGAGATGACCAGACCCAACATCATACTGGCTCTTGTTATGATATTCACTCCTGTCATTCTAGCTACTTTACTTCTGATCAAGCAAAGTCGTGCAAATGGATGA